A genome region from Oceanococcus sp. HetDA_MAG_MS8 includes the following:
- a CDS encoding antitoxin MazE family protein, translating to MVMSQTHVNQRVQKHRNALRAAGFRPVQIWLPDTRREGFLEECRRQSVLVAQAEADGVEMDHLSKDALNDIEGWNE from the coding sequence ATGGTCATGTCTCAAACTCACGTCAATCAACGCGTGCAGAAGCACCGCAATGCCCTTCGGGCCGCCGGCTTCCGTCCCGTTCAGATTTGGCTTCCCGATACGCGACGCGAAGGCTTCCTTGAGGAATGTCGTAGGCAATCTGTGCTCGTTGCTCAAGCGGAGGCAGATGGGGTTGAAATGGACCATCTGTCGAAAGACGCTCTGAACGATATTGAGGGTTGGAACGAATGA
- a CDS encoding nitroreductase family protein, with translation MAKNPVDQPIHGLMQNRWSPYAFDSSRSVASEDLAAIFEAARWAASAYNAQPWRYIVGVKGRNDEVWERIHDQVLVEGNQAWTAHAPVLALGIVRSAYEHNDKPNGTAEHDLGAASASLTLEATARGLVVHQMGGILPDVAADLFGLEQPFKALTGLAIGYAGDGSALPEDIAQRDQKPRQRKPLSEIILAGGWDD, from the coding sequence ATGGCGAAAAATCCTGTAGACCAACCCATCCACGGCCTGATGCAGAATCGCTGGAGCCCCTACGCGTTTGACTCCAGCCGCAGCGTTGCATCTGAGGACCTCGCCGCCATCTTCGAAGCCGCCCGCTGGGCCGCCTCGGCCTACAACGCTCAACCCTGGCGTTACATCGTGGGCGTGAAAGGCCGCAATGATGAAGTGTGGGAACGCATCCATGATCAGGTGCTGGTGGAAGGCAACCAGGCCTGGACTGCACATGCGCCGGTATTAGCTTTGGGCATCGTTCGCAGCGCCTATGAACATAACGACAAGCCCAACGGCACCGCCGAACATGATCTGGGCGCCGCCTCGGCCAGCCTCACGCTGGAGGCGACCGCGCGCGGTTTGGTGGTGCACCAAATGGGCGGCATTCTTCCGGATGTTGCCGCTGACCTCTTCGGCTTGGAACAGCCATTCAAGGCCCTCACCGGTTTAGCGATTGGCTACGCGGGCGACGGCAGTGCCTTGCCCGAAGACATTGCTCAACGCGACCAAAAGCCTCGTCAGCGCAAGCCCTTGTCGGAAATCATTCTGGCGGGTGGTTGGGATGACTAG
- a CDS encoding pilin, whose product MLLHQPKQKGFTLIELLMVLAIVAILCAVSVPNYGRLVTRAKVAEGLALVGPVKAAVVEYYAVNGELPQASNWLSLLKELGLPLSTNSGAAAGSYVQRLWWNKAEQEIRIRYGVPPVDGGVLALQASLEAGRTSWRCYSPQQSIPAKYLPTLCQG is encoded by the coding sequence ATGCTTCTACACCAGCCCAAACAAAAGGGTTTTACTTTGATCGAGTTGTTGATGGTGCTGGCCATAGTCGCCATTCTCTGTGCCGTATCTGTTCCAAACTACGGGCGTCTGGTGACCAGAGCCAAAGTGGCCGAAGGCCTAGCTTTGGTGGGGCCAGTGAAAGCCGCGGTTGTGGAGTATTACGCTGTCAATGGCGAGCTGCCTCAGGCCAGCAATTGGTTGTCCCTGTTGAAAGAGTTGGGCTTGCCCCTGAGCACCAATTCCGGTGCAGCGGCAGGGAGTTATGTGCAGCGCCTATGGTGGAACAAGGCCGAACAGGAAATCCGCATCCGCTATGGTGTGCCGCCCGTCGATGGGGGCGTTTTGGCGCTACAGGCCTCGCTTGAGGCGGGGCGGACAAGCTGGCGTTGCTATTCCCCCCAGCAAAGTATCCCGGCGAAATATCTGCCAACGCTGTGCCAGGGGTAG
- a CDS encoding peptide chain release factor 3 — MSSIAEEAAIRRTFAIISHPDAGKTTVTEKLLLFGGAIQLAGTVKGRKAARHATSDWMAMEQERGISVTTSVMQFPYKDRIVNLLDTPGHEDFSEDTYRTLTAVDSALMVIDAAKGVEERTIKLMEVCRLRTTPIVTFVNKLDREGREPMELLDEVEDVLKIRCTPITWPIGMGRAFKGVYHFLEDRIYLYTGKGDKLSDIETLEGLHGHEDKLGDVYQNLLDEVELIQEAGTPFDLEAYRAGELTPVFFGSAISNFGIRELLNGFVEWAPPPLPRDTRQRPVATEEDKLSGFVFKIQANMDPNHRDRIAFMRVCSGQYKKGMTLHSVRLGKGVRISDAVTFLASEREAAAQAYPGDIIGLHNHGTIAIGDSFSEGEELHFTGIPNFAPELFRRVILADPLKAKALHKGLDQLCEEGATQVFRPLIGNEVILGAVGVLQFDVVQARLRDEYRVNCKFEGASIHTVRWIDGPEREMQKLIDKMPERLARDHSGALVYLANSRVNLEMTIERWPDLRFTATREQSF; from the coding sequence ATGTCCTCCATTGCCGAAGAAGCGGCCATCCGGCGCACCTTCGCCATCATTTCGCACCCCGACGCCGGTAAAACCACGGTCACCGAGAAGCTCTTGCTGTTTGGGGGCGCGATTCAGCTCGCGGGCACGGTGAAAGGGCGTAAAGCGGCCCGGCATGCCACCTCCGACTGGATGGCTATGGAACAGGAGCGGGGGATCTCGGTGACCACCTCGGTGATGCAGTTTCCCTATAAAGACCGCATCGTGAACCTGCTGGATACGCCGGGGCACGAAGACTTCTCCGAAGACACCTACCGTACGCTCACCGCGGTGGACTCGGCCTTGATGGTGATTGATGCCGCTAAGGGCGTTGAGGAACGCACCATCAAGCTGATGGAAGTTTGTCGTCTGCGTACCACTCCCATCGTCACCTTCGTCAATAAGCTGGATCGTGAAGGCCGCGAACCCATGGAGCTTCTAGACGAGGTGGAGGACGTGCTCAAAATCCGCTGCACGCCGATCACCTGGCCCATCGGCATGGGCCGGGCCTTCAAGGGGGTGTATCACTTCCTCGAAGACCGCATTTATCTCTACACCGGCAAAGGCGACAAGCTCAGCGACATTGAAACGCTAGAAGGCCTGCATGGCCATGAGGATAAGCTTGGCGATGTGTACCAAAACTTGTTGGATGAGGTAGAACTGATCCAAGAAGCCGGCACCCCCTTCGATTTGGAGGCTTACCGGGCCGGCGAACTTACGCCGGTGTTCTTTGGCTCGGCCATTAGTAATTTTGGCATTCGCGAATTGCTCAACGGCTTTGTGGAATGGGCCCCGCCGCCCCTGCCACGCGACACCCGCCAGCGCCCCGTGGCCACCGAGGAGGACAAGCTCAGCGGCTTCGTCTTTAAGATTCAGGCCAACATGGACCCCAACCACCGCGACCGTATTGCCTTCATGCGGGTGTGTTCAGGACAGTACAAAAAGGGCATGACCCTGCACAGCGTGCGATTAGGCAAGGGCGTGCGTATTTCCGATGCCGTCACGTTCCTGGCCAGCGAACGCGAAGCCGCAGCCCAAGCTTACCCCGGCGACATTATTGGTTTGCATAACCACGGCACCATCGCCATTGGGGACTCCTTCTCCGAAGGTGAAGAGCTGCATTTCACCGGCATTCCCAATTTTGCGCCCGAACTGTTCCGGCGCGTGATTCTGGCCGACCCGCTCAAAGCCAAGGCACTGCACAAGGGATTGGACCAGCTCTGCGAAGAGGGGGCGACGCAGGTCTTCCGGCCGCTGATTGGTAATGAAGTGATTTTGGGCGCAGTGGGCGTACTGCAGTTTGACGTGGTACAGGCTCGCCTGCGGGACGAGTACCGCGTGAACTGCAAGTTCGAGGGGGCCAGCATTCATACCGTGCGTTGGATCGATGGCCCCGAGCGGGAAATGCAAAAGCTCATCGACAAAATGCCCGAGCGCCTCGCTCGCGATCATTCCGGTGCGCTGGTGTATTTGGCCAATTCCCGGGTGAATCTGGAGATGACCATTGAGCGTTGGCCAGACCTGCGCTTTACGGCCACGCGGGAGCAGTCGTTTTAA
- a CDS encoding pirin family protein gives MTRSRQVQRIIPALEASDGAGVRIRRSLGQNPISRADPFLMLDEFGSADPADYQGGFPPHPHRGFETVTYMLAGHMRHEDHMGNQGDLGPGDVQWMTAGRGIIHSEMPQQEDGLMHGFQLWLNLAAADKMQPARYRDIAASDIPVHELAGGSTLKLVAGQIDVEGHTLQGPVQSGTTQAVFADVRLPAGAQLMLPLAQELQALVYVWAGEAHIGDKAVSAQQAALLNDGDEIRLHNPGSDELRALVLAGKPLKEPVAQYGPFVMNTHAELEQAMQDYRDGVLTGEVQPA, from the coding sequence ATGACTAGGTCCCGACAGGTTCAACGCATTATTCCGGCCTTGGAAGCCTCAGACGGCGCCGGCGTGCGCATTCGCCGCAGCTTGGGCCAAAACCCCATTAGCCGCGCCGACCCCTTTTTGATGCTGGACGAGTTTGGCTCCGCTGACCCTGCGGACTACCAGGGCGGGTTTCCACCCCATCCGCATCGCGGCTTCGAAACGGTGACCTACATGCTCGCCGGCCATATGCGGCATGAAGACCACATGGGCAACCAGGGCGATTTGGGTCCCGGCGATGTGCAATGGATGACCGCAGGGCGCGGCATCATTCATTCGGAAATGCCGCAGCAAGAGGACGGTTTGATGCACGGTTTTCAGCTCTGGCTGAACCTAGCAGCGGCCGACAAAATGCAGCCGGCACGATACCGGGACATTGCAGCCAGCGACATCCCAGTGCATGAACTCGCAGGTGGAAGCACCCTCAAACTAGTGGCCGGGCAGATCGATGTCGAGGGGCATACGCTGCAAGGCCCCGTGCAATCCGGCACCACCCAGGCAGTGTTCGCCGATGTGCGGCTGCCGGCTGGCGCTCAGCTGATGCTGCCCCTCGCCCAGGAACTACAAGCCTTGGTCTACGTCTGGGCCGGCGAGGCCCATATCGGCGACAAGGCGGTGAGTGCCCAGCAGGCCGCCTTGCTCAACGACGGCGACGAAATTCGCCTGCACAACCCAGGCAGCGATGAGTTACGCGCGCTGGTTTTGGCCGGAAAACCACTCAAAGAGCCCGTCGCCCAATACGGGCCCTTTGTGATGAATACCCACGCCGAGCTAGAGCAAGCCATGCAGGATTACCGCGACGGGGTGCTCACCGGCGAGGTTCAGCCGGCCTGA
- a CDS encoding LysR family transcriptional regulator has protein sequence MKGLARISLEQWRALLAVVDAGGYAQAAELMHKSQSSISYAIHKMEDLLGLKVFEVRGRKAELTPTGQMLVRRARLLLQEAVELETAAKRLSDGWEAEVKLAVDQLYPVDILFQVLESFSAEAPLTRIDLLETVLGGGDEALLGGEVDLALLPVVPPGFLGEPVYSMRFVAVAQLEHPLHHLGRAVDIQDLRQHRQLVVRDSGSRRSKDAGWLGAEQRWTVSHVDTSIRSVCAGLGFAWLPEHRIRAQLDSGELKPLPLREGGQREQWLHLIFRDRDYAGLAVKRLAQLFRDQPQ, from the coding sequence ATGAAAGGGCTTGCACGCATTTCCTTGGAGCAGTGGCGGGCTTTGCTTGCCGTAGTCGACGCCGGAGGCTACGCCCAAGCCGCGGAGCTCATGCACAAGAGCCAGTCCAGCATTAGCTATGCCATCCACAAAATGGAAGATCTGCTGGGCCTCAAGGTGTTTGAGGTGCGTGGCCGCAAGGCAGAGCTGACACCCACCGGCCAGATGTTGGTGCGCAGGGCCAGACTGCTCTTACAAGAAGCCGTAGAGCTAGAGACGGCGGCCAAGCGTTTGAGTGATGGCTGGGAAGCCGAGGTCAAACTCGCCGTGGATCAGCTCTACCCGGTGGACATTTTGTTTCAGGTGTTGGAGAGCTTTTCCGCAGAAGCACCACTCACCCGCATAGATTTGCTGGAGACCGTTCTGGGCGGCGGCGACGAAGCCTTACTTGGGGGAGAGGTCGACCTAGCCTTGCTGCCGGTGGTGCCCCCGGGTTTCTTGGGCGAGCCGGTTTATTCCATGCGCTTTGTGGCGGTTGCTCAGCTTGAGCATCCCTTGCATCACCTAGGGCGGGCTGTGGATATTCAGGATTTACGCCAACATCGCCAACTGGTGGTTCGTGACTCGGGCTCACGGCGCTCTAAAGACGCCGGATGGCTGGGGGCAGAGCAGCGCTGGACTGTGAGTCACGTCGATACTTCCATCCGCTCGGTATGTGCGGGTTTGGGCTTTGCCTGGCTGCCTGAGCATCGAATTCGTGCCCAGCTGGACAGCGGCGAACTCAAACCCCTGCCCTTACGCGAAGGCGGCCAACGTGAGCAATGGCTGCACCTGATTTTTCGCGATCGGGATTATGCGGGCTTGGCGGTGAAGAGGCTGGCACAGCTCTTTAGAGATCAACCGCAATAG
- the ttcA gene encoding tRNA 2-thiocytidine(32) synthetase TtcA encodes MSQTSTDPRKAELEANKRVKRLRRQVGQAIADYNMIEDGDRVMVCLSGGKDSYTMLDMLLALREAAPVHFDILAVNLDQKQPGFPEHILPEYLQAKGVPFHILEQDTYSVVQRVVPEGKTQCGLCSRLRRGALYSFAEEHGYNKIALGHHMDDMVETLFLNLFHGGRMAAMPPKLKSNNGRNVVIRPLAYCRAHDIQAYSDAAGFPIIPCTLCGSQPNLQRVTIRRMLAEWDKQAPDRVYKIFRAMQHVAPSQLADMNLFDFANLRVDGQSGDADPWLDAEETPNANMTSGLQSIAVTVE; translated from the coding sequence ATGAGCCAGACCTCCACCGACCCCCGCAAAGCCGAACTGGAAGCCAACAAGCGCGTGAAGCGCTTGCGGCGGCAAGTTGGGCAAGCCATTGCCGACTACAACATGATTGAGGATGGCGACCGGGTGATGGTCTGCCTGTCGGGCGGTAAGGACAGCTACACCATGCTGGATATGCTGCTGGCGCTGCGGGAAGCGGCGCCGGTGCATTTCGACATTTTGGCCGTAAACCTGGATCAGAAGCAGCCCGGTTTCCCCGAACACATCCTGCCCGAGTACCTGCAAGCCAAGGGCGTACCGTTCCATATTCTGGAGCAGGACACCTATAGCGTGGTGCAGCGTGTGGTGCCCGAAGGAAAAACCCAATGTGGGCTGTGTTCACGACTGCGCCGCGGGGCCTTGTACAGCTTTGCCGAAGAGCATGGCTACAACAAGATTGCCCTGGGTCACCACATGGATGACATGGTCGAGACCCTGTTCTTGAACCTCTTCCACGGCGGCCGCATGGCAGCCATGCCGCCTAAGCTGAAATCCAATAACGGGCGCAATGTGGTCATTCGACCGCTGGCCTATTGCCGGGCACACGATATTCAGGCTTATTCCGATGCGGCGGGCTTTCCCATCATCCCCTGCACCCTGTGTGGCAGCCAGCCCAATCTGCAGCGGGTAACGATTCGGCGCATGTTGGCCGAATGGGACAAGCAAGCTCCCGACCGAGTCTACAAGATCTTTCGCGCTATGCAGCATGTGGCGCCGTCGCAACTGGCCGATATGAATTTGTTTGATTTCGCCAATCTACGCGTCGATGGCCAAAGCGGAGATGCCGACCCCTGGTTGGATGCCGAAGAGACTCCGAATGCAAACATGACCTCCGGCCTGCAAAGCATTGCAGTTACGGTGGAGTAA